From a region of the Phycisphaerales bacterium genome:
- the recJ gene encoding single-stranded-DNA-specific exonuclease RecJ, with amino-acid sequence MQAIEQGVRCRWRARAVLTEADLRRPLVERVLAARGIGGDQLEPFLNPTLRLLHDAALLPGVETAAARVLESLARGGPVVIYGDYDVDGITASAILYHTFRAIAPSAEVRTYVPHRLDEGYGLNCEAIEQIAAQGADLIVTVDCGITATREAARARELGIDLIITDHHQPSAGVVELPDAAALVHPRLPGSAYPFGDLCGAGVAFKLAWRLATMWCGSQRVSEPLRQLLTEHLALAALGTIADVVPLVDENRIIAKYGLRMMRDTSNIGLNALITAAGLDDADRIDCEAVGFRLAPRLNAAGRMGHAREAVRLFTTDDPAEAMRLASQLEQQNRQRQATERAILAQAREMAEAAGMTGDERRIIVLCHEDWHAGVVGIVCSRLVELFHRPVVLMQKCDDVIKGSARSIEGYSIHAGLAAVGEHLLTHGGHDLAAGLSLSPAAYDAFVEALTQHANLNIAAPDMIGQESFDCEALLREIDRAAARALMDLGPFGRSNPRPQVLVRQLRLTGHPRVMGDKGRHLSLMAGDRSAQMRLVGWSMGWMAPQLASGMIIDAIVRPKLNEWNGRVSVEAELCDWRAVR; translated from the coding sequence ATGCAGGCGATCGAGCAAGGCGTGCGATGCCGCTGGAGGGCCCGGGCGGTGCTGACCGAAGCGGACCTTCGCCGGCCGCTGGTCGAGCGCGTGCTGGCGGCGCGCGGCATCGGCGGCGACCAGCTCGAGCCGTTCCTCAACCCGACGCTGCGCCTGCTCCACGACGCAGCGCTGCTGCCGGGCGTTGAGACCGCGGCGGCTCGGGTGCTCGAGTCGCTGGCGCGCGGCGGGCCGGTGGTCATCTACGGCGACTACGACGTCGATGGCATCACCGCCAGCGCCATCCTCTACCACACCTTTCGCGCCATCGCGCCCTCCGCCGAGGTGCGCACCTACGTGCCCCACCGGCTCGACGAGGGCTACGGCCTCAACTGCGAAGCGATCGAGCAGATCGCCGCCCAGGGCGCGGATCTGATCGTCACGGTCGATTGCGGCATCACCGCGACGCGCGAAGCGGCCCGAGCAAGAGAACTCGGCATCGACCTCATCATCACCGATCACCACCAGCCCAGCGCGGGCGTGGTCGAACTGCCCGACGCAGCGGCGCTCGTGCACCCGCGCCTGCCGGGCAGCGCGTATCCCTTCGGCGATCTGTGCGGCGCGGGAGTCGCGTTCAAACTGGCGTGGCGCCTCGCAACCATGTGGTGCGGCTCGCAGCGCGTGAGCGAGCCGCTGCGCCAATTGCTTACCGAGCACCTGGCGCTGGCGGCGCTGGGAACCATCGCCGACGTCGTGCCGCTCGTCGATGAGAATCGCATCATCGCGAAATACGGCCTGCGGATGATGCGCGACACGAGCAACATCGGCCTCAACGCGCTCATCACCGCCGCAGGACTGGATGATGCGGATCGCATCGACTGCGAAGCGGTGGGCTTTCGTCTGGCGCCGCGCCTCAACGCCGCCGGCCGCATGGGACACGCGCGCGAAGCGGTGCGGCTGTTTACCACCGACGATCCGGCCGAGGCCATGCGCCTGGCCAGCCAGCTTGAACAGCAGAACCGACAGCGGCAGGCGACGGAGCGCGCCATCCTGGCGCAGGCGCGCGAGATGGCCGAGGCGGCGGGAATGACCGGCGATGAGCGGCGCATCATCGTCCTCTGCCACGAGGATTGGCACGCGGGCGTGGTGGGCATTGTCTGCTCGCGACTTGTCGAACTTTTCCACCGGCCCGTGGTGCTTATGCAGAAGTGCGATGATGTGATCAAAGGCTCGGCGCGGTCGATCGAGGGGTATTCCATACACGCCGGGCTGGCGGCAGTGGGCGAGCACCTGCTCACGCACGGCGGACACGACCTGGCCGCCGGGCTGTCCCTGTCGCCTGCAGCGTATGACGCATTCGTCGAGGCGCTGACGCAGCACGCCAACCTGAACATCGCCGCGCCCGACATGATCGGGCAGGAGTCGTTCGACTGCGAAGCGCTGCTGCGCGAGATCGATCGCGCCGCCGCGCGGGCCCTGATGGATTTGGGGCCCTTCGGCCGCTCGAACCCGCGGCCGCAGGTGCTCGTGCGGCAGTTGCGCCTCACGGGCCACCCGCGCGTGATGGGCGACAAGGGGCGGCATCTGTCGCTCATGGCCGGCGACCGCTCCGCGCAGATGCGCCTGGTCGGATGGAGCATGGGCTGGATGGCGCCGCAACTGGCCTCGGGAATGATCATCGACGCCATCGTGCGGCCGAAACTCAACGAGTGGAACGGCCGCGTGAGCGTCGAAGCCGAACTGTGCGACTGGCGCGCGGTGCGCTGA
- a CDS encoding cysteine synthase family protein, with translation MSDTAAQATCQWTTNRAGAAPPAAEAPSPVDAVEALIGDTPLLEIEYRLDGRPGRLYAKYEIENMTGSIKDRMAAHIMRCAYATGELKPGDTIVEASSGNTGISFAALGTALGHCVRIFMPNWMSRERVQLISNYGAEVVPVSREQNGFAGAVELAEQYANEHADSFLPRQFANPANIEAHEATTGPEIERQLAIFNRQADAFVAGVGTGGTVMGLGRYLRRKGRSVRVHPLEPANSPTLRTGRHQGHHRIQGISDEFVPAVLDLPSLDAIVDVWDGDAIIMAQMLCRCLGLAVGISSGANVLGAMKLAEQYGPDATVVTVIPDSNKKYLSTDLCHEEPAAEHYLSPRVELCRFRAVR, from the coding sequence ATGTCTGACACCGCGGCGCAGGCGACATGCCAATGGACGACGAATCGGGCGGGCGCGGCGCCGCCGGCGGCTGAGGCGCCGTCTCCGGTGGACGCCGTGGAAGCGCTTATCGGCGATACACCGCTGCTCGAGATCGAGTATCGCCTGGACGGCCGGCCCGGGCGGCTGTATGCGAAGTACGAAATCGAGAACATGACCGGCAGCATCAAGGACCGCATGGCGGCTCACATCATGCGCTGCGCCTACGCGACCGGCGAACTCAAGCCCGGGGACACCATCGTCGAAGCGTCGAGCGGCAACACGGGCATCTCCTTTGCAGCGCTGGGCACGGCGCTGGGCCATTGCGTGCGCATCTTCATGCCCAACTGGATGAGCCGCGAGCGCGTGCAACTGATCAGCAACTACGGAGCCGAGGTCGTGCCGGTGTCGCGCGAGCAGAACGGCTTCGCGGGCGCTGTGGAACTGGCCGAGCAGTACGCGAACGAGCATGCGGACTCGTTCCTGCCCCGGCAATTCGCCAACCCGGCGAACATCGAAGCGCACGAAGCGACCACGGGCCCGGAAATCGAGCGGCAACTGGCGATCTTCAACCGCCAGGCGGATGCGTTTGTCGCCGGCGTGGGCACGGGCGGCACCGTCATGGGCCTGGGGCGCTACCTCCGGCGTAAGGGGCGAAGCGTGCGCGTGCATCCGCTCGAACCGGCCAACTCGCCGACGCTGCGCACCGGCCGGCACCAGGGGCATCATCGCATCCAGGGAATCTCGGATGAGTTTGTGCCGGCCGTACTCGATCTGCCGTCGCTCGATGCGATCGTCGATGTGTGGGACGGCGACGCCATCATCATGGCGCAGATGCTCTGCCGCTGCCTCGGCCTGGCGGTCGGGATCTCCTCGGGCGCGAATGTGCTGGGCGCGATGAAACTCGCCGAGCAGTACGGCCCGGACGCGACGGTGGTAACGGTCATTCCCGACTCGAACAAGAAGTACCTTTCGACGGATCTGTGCCACGAGGAGCCGGCGGCGGAGCATTACCTGTCGCCGCGCGTCGAGTTGTGCCGCTTCCGCGCCGTGCGGTGA
- a CDS encoding cellulase family glycosylhydrolase, which yields MKRALMTGSIMAMVAALFAGEALAQQPAETDAAAIERIRVSDDGTHFVGAESGQRFIVWGVNYDHDNDSNLLEDYWHDRWPAIEQDFAEMKDLGVNVARVHLQFEKFMEAPDRPNEANLKRLTDLVRLAERTGIYLDVTGLACYLEKRVPEWYANMEPPARWNAQAVFWEAVAKACGGSSAIFCYDLMNEPVLPGEGEVKDDWLPGEFAGMNFVQYLTLDLKGKTRQEAAAAWVKQMCDAIRKVDDDAMITVGVIPWALTFKGAKPIFYDEQVMGPLDFAAVHFYPEKDKIDEAIAALKVYEVGKPLIVEEMFPLSCGIEQMEEFIRRSGDFCDGWVSFYWGQTIEQAKAQGDMKGAIMAAWLEQFRRLGVEMKTKNYHGATEDKEKQHKGDN from the coding sequence ATGAAGCGCGCGTTGATGACTGGATCGATTATGGCGATGGTCGCAGCTTTGTTTGCGGGCGAAGCGCTCGCACAACAGCCGGCAGAGACAGACGCCGCGGCGATTGAGCGCATCCGCGTCAGCGACGACGGCACGCACTTCGTCGGCGCCGAATCCGGCCAGCGCTTCATCGTCTGGGGCGTCAATTACGACCACGACAACGACTCGAACCTGCTCGAAGACTACTGGCACGACAGGTGGCCGGCGATCGAGCAGGATTTTGCCGAGATGAAGGATCTCGGCGTGAATGTCGCGCGCGTGCATCTGCAGTTCGAGAAGTTCATGGAAGCGCCCGATCGGCCCAACGAGGCGAATCTCAAGCGGCTGACCGATCTCGTGCGCCTGGCCGAGCGCACGGGGATCTATCTCGACGTGACCGGGCTGGCGTGCTATCTCGAAAAGCGCGTGCCGGAGTGGTACGCGAACATGGAGCCGCCGGCGCGGTGGAACGCGCAGGCCGTTTTCTGGGAAGCGGTGGCCAAAGCATGCGGCGGGAGCAGCGCGATCTTCTGCTACGACCTGATGAACGAACCCGTGCTGCCGGGCGAGGGCGAGGTGAAGGATGACTGGCTGCCGGGCGAGTTCGCGGGGATGAACTTCGTGCAGTATCTCACGCTCGATCTGAAGGGAAAGACGCGCCAGGAGGCTGCTGCGGCGTGGGTGAAGCAGATGTGCGATGCGATCCGCAAGGTGGATGACGATGCGATGATCACCGTGGGCGTGATTCCGTGGGCGCTGACGTTTAAAGGAGCAAAGCCGATCTTCTACGACGAGCAGGTCATGGGGCCGCTCGACTTTGCGGCTGTGCACTTCTATCCCGAGAAGGACAAGATCGACGAGGCGATCGCGGCGCTGAAGGTGTACGAGGTCGGCAAGCCGCTGATCGTCGAAGAGATGTTTCCGCTCTCATGCGGCATCGAGCAGATGGAAGAGTTCATCCGGCGCAGCGGTGACTTCTGCGACGGGTGGGTGAGCTTCTACTGGGGGCAGACGATTGAGCAGGCCAAGGCGCAGGGCGACATGAAAGGCGCGATCATGGCCGCGTGGCTGGAGCAGTTCAGGCGGCTGGGAGTGGAGATGAAAACCAAGAATTACCACGGAGCCACGGAGGACAAGGAGAAGCAGCACAAGGGAGACAATTGA